A stretch of Dyella sp. BiH032 DNA encodes these proteins:
- a CDS encoding GNAT family protein, which translates to MPTPSAQRRWRAASDGVELQTPRLTLDALRSGDADALFAYRGDPVVSRYQGWQPVSRDEAADWIAALAAEPVPGRWWQRAIRLRESGELIGDLGLSLPEDEKGSVEFGVTLAPAHQGRGYAGEAVRTALGWAFARGANRATASVDPRNTACVALLCSLGMRQEAHFRESYWLRSEWADDLVFALLAREWDPGARTG; encoded by the coding sequence ATGCCGACGCCATCCGCGCAGCGGCGGTGGCGCGCCGCGTCTGACGGCGTGGAACTGCAGACCCCGCGCCTGACGCTCGACGCGCTCCGCTCCGGCGACGCGGACGCGCTGTTCGCCTATCGCGGCGATCCTGTCGTGTCGCGCTACCAGGGGTGGCAGCCGGTCTCGCGGGATGAGGCGGCGGACTGGATCGCCGCGCTGGCGGCCGAGCCGGTACCCGGGCGCTGGTGGCAGCGGGCCATCCGTCTGCGCGAGAGCGGCGAGCTGATCGGCGACCTGGGCCTGAGCCTGCCCGAGGACGAGAAGGGCAGCGTCGAGTTCGGCGTCACCCTCGCGCCGGCACACCAGGGGCGGGGTTATGCGGGCGAAGCCGTGCGTACGGCCCTGGGCTGGGCGTTTGCGCGCGGCGCCAACCGCGCGACGGCGTCGGTCGACCCGCGCAATACGGCCTGCGTGGCGCTGCTGTGCTCCCTGGGCATGCGGCAGGAGGCCCATTTCCGCGAGAGCTACTGGCTGCGCAGCGAATGGGCGGACGACCTGGTGTTCGCCCTGCTGGCGCGGGAATGGGACCCGGGGGCGCGCACGGGTTAA
- the aroC gene encoding chorismate synthase — translation MSSNSFGKIFTVTTFGESHGPAIGCVIDGCPPGLAIAEDDFRADLDRRATGKNRHTSQRREADEVEILSGVYEGRTTGTPIALLIRNTDQRSKDYGDIAATFRPGHADYTYWQKYGIRDPRGGGRSSARETTMRVAAAVIAKKWLAERHGVRVRGYLAQLGEIAPDGFDWEAVEQNPFFWPHAPQVPQLEKAMDALRKSGDSVGARVNVVAEGVPPGWGEPIYGKLDGDLAAAMMSINAVKGVEIGDGFAAVAQRGSQHRDEMSMAGFASNHAGGILGGISTGQAVTASIALKPTSSILIPGHSVNLAGEAVEVVTKGRHDPCVGIRATPIAEAMMALVLMDHALRHRAQCGDVGEVSPRLP, via the coding sequence GTGTCCAGCAATTCCTTCGGCAAGATCTTCACCGTCACCACCTTCGGCGAAAGCCACGGCCCGGCCATCGGCTGCGTGATCGATGGCTGTCCGCCGGGCCTGGCCATCGCCGAAGACGATTTCCGCGCGGACCTCGACCGCCGCGCCACCGGCAAGAACCGGCATACCTCGCAGCGGCGCGAGGCCGACGAGGTGGAAATCCTCTCCGGCGTCTACGAAGGCCGCACCACCGGCACGCCGATCGCGCTGCTGATCCGCAACACCGATCAGCGCAGCAAGGACTACGGCGACATCGCCGCCACGTTCCGCCCCGGCCACGCCGACTACACCTATTGGCAGAAGTACGGCATCCGCGATCCGCGCGGCGGTGGGCGTTCGTCGGCGCGCGAGACCACCATGCGCGTCGCCGCGGCAGTGATCGCCAAGAAATGGCTGGCCGAACGCCATGGCGTGCGGGTGCGCGGTTATCTCGCGCAGCTGGGCGAGATCGCTCCCGACGGCTTCGATTGGGAGGCGGTCGAGCAGAACCCGTTCTTCTGGCCGCATGCACCGCAGGTGCCGCAGCTGGAGAAAGCGATGGACGCGCTGCGCAAGTCCGGCGATTCGGTCGGCGCGCGCGTCAACGTGGTGGCCGAGGGCGTGCCGCCGGGCTGGGGCGAGCCGATCTACGGCAAGCTGGACGGCGACCTTGCCGCCGCGATGATGTCGATCAACGCGGTGAAAGGCGTGGAGATCGGCGATGGTTTTGCCGCCGTCGCGCAGCGCGGCAGCCAGCATCGCGACGAGATGAGCATGGCCGGATTCGCGTCCAACCATGCCGGCGGCATTCTCGGCGGCATCAGCACGGGCCAGGCCGTGACGGCTTCGATCGCGCTGAAACCGACGTCCAGCATCCTGATTCCCGGCCACAGCGTGAACCTGGCCGGCGAAGCGGTCGAAGTGGTGACCAAGGGCCGCCACGACCCCTGCGTCGGCATCCGCGCCACGCCGATCGCCGAGGCCATGATGGCCCTGGTACTGATGGACCATGCCTTGCGCCATCGCGCCCAGTGCGGCGACGTGGGCGAGGTGTCGCCCCGCTTGCCCTGA
- a CDS encoding D-glycerate dehydrogenase, with protein MIARQKVWVSRPLFPDVLARLSEYLEVQAEAVERKHTPEQLREYLAGVDAAIISLADPVDAGVVDGNRRLRVIANLAVGYNNLDVPALTRAGILACNTPDVLNETVADYAWALMLGAARRANAAERWLRAGHWHGGMRFDDWLGVDVHGKTLGILGMGRIGQAIARRGAGFDMRVLYHNRSRLPEPVERECRATLVGKDELLRRADHLVLVLPYSRENHHAIGAPELALMKRSAVLVNVARGGIVDDAALAAALREGRLAAAGLDVFEGEPALHPDLLGLDNVLLSPHIASASEDTRRAMADLAADNVLAALGHGPRAGQPPAPLNPEVMKRWP; from the coding sequence ATGATCGCAAGACAGAAAGTGTGGGTGTCGCGCCCCTTGTTCCCCGACGTGCTGGCGCGACTGTCCGAATATCTGGAGGTGCAGGCCGAGGCGGTGGAGCGCAAGCACACGCCCGAGCAGCTGCGCGAATACCTGGCGGGCGTCGACGCCGCGATCATCAGTCTGGCCGACCCGGTGGATGCCGGCGTGGTGGACGGCAACCGACGCTTGCGTGTGATCGCCAACCTCGCCGTCGGCTACAACAACCTCGACGTGCCGGCGCTGACGAGGGCTGGCATCCTCGCCTGCAACACGCCCGACGTGCTCAATGAGACCGTGGCCGACTACGCATGGGCACTGATGCTCGGCGCCGCTCGCCGCGCGAATGCCGCCGAGCGCTGGCTGCGCGCGGGGCACTGGCACGGCGGCATGCGCTTCGACGACTGGCTGGGCGTGGACGTCCACGGCAAGACCTTGGGCATCCTGGGCATGGGCCGGATCGGTCAGGCGATCGCCCGGCGCGGCGCCGGCTTCGACATGCGCGTGCTGTACCACAACCGCTCGCGCCTGCCTGAGCCGGTGGAGCGCGAATGCCGCGCGACCCTGGTCGGCAAGGACGAGTTGCTGCGCCGGGCCGATCATCTGGTCCTGGTGTTGCCGTACTCCCGCGAGAACCACCATGCCATCGGCGCCCCCGAGCTGGCCCTGATGAAGCGCTCGGCGGTGCTGGTGAACGTGGCCCGCGGCGGCATCGTGGACGACGCCGCGCTCGCCGCGGCGCTGCGCGAAGGCCGGTTGGCGGCGGCCGGCCTGGACGTGTTCGAGGGCGAGCCGGCGCTGCATCCGGACCTGCTGGGCCTCGACAATGTCCTGCTCAGCCCGCACATTGCCAGCGCCAGCGAAGACACCCGCCGTGCCATGGCGGACCTGGCAGCGGATAATGTGCTGGCTGCGCTGGGCCACGGACCCCGCGCCGGGCAGCCCCCGGCGCCCCTCAACCCTGAAGTGATGAAACGCTGGCCATAA
- a CDS encoding aspartate-semialdehyde dehydrogenase yields MSKKSSYKVAMVGATGAVGETLLSILAERKFPVGELVPLASERSAGGKVEFAGKSVTVRNLADYDFAGVDIAFFSAGGSVSREHAPRAAAAGAVVIDNTSEFRYQDDIPLVVSEVNPHAIARYTTRGIIANPNCSTMQMLVALAPIHREAGIERINVATYQSVSGAGRSGMEELGKQTAALLNFQDVEQSKFPKQIAFNVIPHIDEFQANGYTKEEMKMVWETRKILEDDTIQVNPTAVRVPVFYGHSEAVHIETRNKITAERARALLEKAEGVVVQDDRKAGGYPTPVGDAAGKDPVFVGRIREDISHERGLDLWVVSDNIRKGAALNAVQIAELLVKDYL; encoded by the coding sequence ATGAGCAAGAAGAGCAGCTACAAGGTGGCGATGGTCGGCGCGACGGGCGCCGTGGGCGAGACCCTGCTGTCGATCCTCGCAGAGCGCAAATTCCCGGTCGGCGAGCTGGTGCCGCTGGCCAGCGAGCGTTCGGCGGGCGGCAAAGTGGAGTTCGCCGGCAAATCGGTCACCGTGCGCAATCTTGCCGACTACGACTTCGCCGGCGTGGACATCGCCTTCTTCTCCGCCGGCGGCTCGGTCAGCCGCGAGCACGCGCCGCGCGCTGCGGCGGCGGGCGCGGTGGTGATCGACAACACCTCGGAGTTCCGCTACCAGGACGACATCCCGCTGGTGGTCAGCGAGGTCAATCCGCACGCCATTGCGCGGTACACCACGCGCGGCATCATCGCCAACCCCAACTGCTCGACCATGCAGATGCTGGTGGCGCTGGCGCCGATCCACCGCGAAGCGGGCATCGAGCGCATCAACGTGGCCACCTACCAGTCGGTGTCCGGCGCGGGCCGTTCGGGCATGGAAGAGCTCGGCAAGCAGACGGCCGCGCTGCTCAATTTCCAGGACGTGGAACAGTCGAAGTTCCCGAAGCAGATCGCGTTCAATGTGATCCCGCACATCGACGAATTCCAGGCCAACGGCTACACCAAGGAAGAAATGAAGATGGTCTGGGAGACCCGCAAGATCCTGGAGGACGACACCATCCAGGTGAATCCGACCGCGGTGCGCGTGCCGGTGTTCTACGGCCACTCGGAGGCGGTGCACATCGAGACGCGCAACAAGATCACGGCCGAGCGCGCCCGCGCGCTGCTGGAGAAGGCCGAGGGCGTGGTCGTGCAGGATGATCGCAAGGCGGGCGGTTATCCCACGCCGGTGGGCGACGCGGCCGGCAAGGACCCAGTGTTCGTGGGGCGCATCCGCGAAGATATTTCGCACGAGCGCGGCCTGGACCTGTGGGTCGTCTCCGACAACATCCGCAAGGGCGCCGCGCTCAACGCGGTGCAGATCGCCGAGCTGCTGGTGAAGGATTACCTGTGA
- a CDS encoding FimV/HubP family polar landmark protein, translated as MNRSLRLSVLLALALGSTQAAALELGQIQVKSALGQPLLAEIPLNPEHPSELQNLSARLASGEDFAKAGISGAPNVPLQFAVVDGGGGRKVIRITSTAPVNDPYLDLLVEVSNAQGKSVREFAILLDPPSASSSAAPVARAPTQAPAASKPSRREAPKPATEEQAQAPAPAKPAPKPAAAKPAPAAGGQYGPVERGQTLSSIAKETAPQGVDINQMLLALKQANPDAFYRDNINALKTGAVLRVPSRDDAQAMAVAAAAAEVRRQNGDWSSGAARAPTSVADAGTRPSASTAPTTGKSEPSDRLSLVPAKEGAQGAAGGSAKGDKDAKGAALREDLLRSKEAMASLEQQGNELKSRLKDLEDINQKNTKLLALKDNEIADLQRQLAEARKAGGAPAKPAAAAPALAEAKPAETKPAETKPAPEAAKPAASASAAAKPTGEASPTLAVTPAGASSAPAHAGTAAAAAVASQPAASQPATKPAAPKPAPVAPPAPVEEPWYMQTWALAAAAGAVVLLLLAALLGRRKKAPVASKASSSSLADRFGAEPAIGSADPDQDELLDQLAEHPDDVGLHLELVSLYYSRRDVDHFEAAAEAMHAHITGTDQPEWLDVVAMGEDLAPEHPLFAKPGSMPRPPQDEDEHEALHQFDLDRYADDSHDEIPPIPAAPVPPKNPKVSEYHFDFDLTPRPLSSAAPASSPAEPEPAQAGHEPVSTWQFADLEEEIPAAPPAQSPSRDEFAHEGDSHLDGFNDDPVDTKLDLARAYLDMGDPDGARAMLEEVLHEGTQMQKDVAQKLLDGIR; from the coding sequence ATGAATCGTTCGTTGAGACTGTCGGTGCTGCTTGCGCTGGCACTAGGCAGCACCCAGGCCGCCGCACTCGAGCTGGGCCAGATCCAGGTCAAGTCGGCGCTGGGACAGCCTTTGCTGGCCGAGATTCCGCTGAACCCCGAGCATCCCTCGGAACTGCAGAACTTGTCCGCGCGCCTCGCCTCCGGCGAGGATTTCGCCAAGGCCGGCATCAGCGGCGCGCCCAACGTACCGCTGCAGTTCGCGGTGGTGGACGGCGGTGGCGGCCGCAAGGTCATCCGCATCACCAGCACTGCGCCGGTGAACGATCCTTACCTCGATCTGCTGGTGGAAGTCAGCAACGCGCAGGGCAAGAGCGTGCGCGAATTCGCCATCCTGCTCGATCCGCCGAGTGCGTCGTCGTCGGCCGCGCCCGTCGCGCGCGCGCCCACGCAGGCGCCGGCAGCTTCCAAACCCTCGCGCCGCGAAGCACCCAAGCCGGCCACAGAAGAGCAGGCACAGGCACCCGCCCCGGCCAAGCCGGCGCCCAAGCCTGCCGCTGCCAAGCCGGCGCCGGCCGCGGGTGGCCAGTACGGTCCGGTCGAGCGTGGACAGACGCTGTCGTCCATCGCCAAGGAAACCGCTCCGCAGGGCGTGGACATCAATCAGATGCTGCTGGCCCTCAAGCAGGCCAATCCTGACGCGTTCTATCGCGACAACATCAACGCACTGAAGACCGGCGCCGTGCTGCGCGTGCCGTCGCGCGACGATGCACAGGCGATGGCCGTGGCCGCCGCTGCCGCCGAAGTCCGCCGCCAGAACGGCGACTGGAGTTCTGGCGCCGCCCGCGCTCCGACCAGCGTGGCCGATGCCGGCACGCGGCCGTCCGCCTCCACCGCGCCGACCACGGGCAAGAGCGAGCCTTCCGACCGCCTGTCCCTGGTGCCCGCGAAGGAGGGTGCCCAGGGCGCCGCCGGCGGCAGCGCGAAGGGCGACAAGGATGCGAAGGGCGCGGCGCTGCGCGAGGATCTCCTGCGCAGCAAGGAAGCGATGGCGTCGCTCGAGCAGCAGGGCAACGAACTGAAGTCGCGCCTCAAGGATCTCGAGGACATCAACCAGAAGAACACCAAGCTGCTGGCGCTGAAGGACAACGAGATCGCCGATCTCCAGCGCCAGCTGGCCGAGGCCCGCAAGGCCGGCGGCGCCCCCGCGAAGCCGGCTGCCGCCGCGCCGGCGCTCGCGGAAGCCAAGCCTGCCGAGACCAAGCCCGCAGAAACCAAGCCCGCCCCCGAAGCCGCGAAGCCCGCGGCTTCGGCGAGTGCCGCCGCCAAGCCTACTGGCGAGGCGAGCCCGACCTTGGCCGTGACGCCTGCCGGCGCCAGTTCCGCCCCGGCCCATGCTGGCACTGCGGCTGCCGCGGCAGTGGCGAGCCAGCCTGCGGCGAGCCAGCCCGCGACCAAGCCGGCGGCGCCCAAGCCTGCCCCCGTGGCGCCTCCGGCGCCGGTGGAAGAGCCCTGGTACATGCAGACCTGGGCGCTCGCTGCCGCGGCCGGCGCCGTGGTGCTGCTGCTTCTGGCCGCGCTGCTCGGGCGCAGGAAGAAGGCGCCGGTCGCATCGAAGGCCTCCTCCTCCTCGCTGGCCGACCGCTTCGGCGCCGAGCCGGCCATCGGCAGCGCCGATCCGGACCAGGACGAACTGCTCGACCAACTGGCCGAGCATCCGGACGACGTCGGCCTGCATCTGGAACTGGTGAGCCTCTACTACAGCCGCCGCGACGTCGATCATTTCGAGGCCGCCGCGGAAGCCATGCACGCCCACATCACCGGCACGGACCAGCCCGAATGGCTGGACGTCGTCGCCATGGGCGAAGACTTGGCGCCGGAGCACCCCCTGTTCGCCAAGCCGGGCAGCATGCCGCGGCCGCCGCAGGATGAAGACGAGCACGAGGCCCTGCATCAGTTCGATCTGGACCGTTATGCGGACGATTCGCACGACGAGATCCCGCCGATCCCCGCCGCGCCGGTGCCGCCGAAGAACCCGAAAGTCAGCGAATACCATTTCGATTTCGACCTCACGCCGCGTCCGCTGTCCAGCGCCGCGCCGGCTTCGTCGCCGGCCGAGCCGGAACCGGCGCAGGCCGGGCATGAGCCCGTGTCGACCTGGCAGTTCGCGGACCTGGAGGAAGAGATTCCGGCCGCGCCGCCGGCGCAGTCTCCGTCCAGGGACGAGTTCGCGCACGAAGGCGATTCGCACCTGGACGGTTTCAACGACGACCCGGTCGACACCAAGCTGGACCTGGCCCGCGCATACCTCGACATGGGCGATCCGGACGGCGCCCGGGCGATGCTGGAAGAGGTGCTGCACGAAGGCACCCAGATGCAGAAAGACGTGGCGCAGAAGCTGCTCGACGGCATCCGCTGA
- the truA gene encoding tRNA pseudouridine(38-40) synthase TruA has translation MRIALGIEYDGTDFLGWQRLTHGSTVQGALEKALSFVAAHPVDVICAGRTDAGVHGRCQVVHFDTDAQRDPRGWVLGACANLPRSVAVLWAQEVREDFHARFSARSRRYRYRILNRPVRAALDARYVTWERLPLDAERMHEAAQALVGEHDFSAFRAVSCQAAHARRQVLGVSVRREEEQVIVEIEANAFLHHMVRNIVGSLLPVGRGEQAPAWVGELLAGRDREVAGPTAPASGLTFLGPRYESHWGLPAEVSQ, from the coding sequence ATGCGCATTGCCCTGGGCATCGAATACGACGGCACCGACTTTCTCGGCTGGCAGCGGCTGACCCACGGCTCCACCGTGCAGGGGGCGTTGGAGAAGGCGCTGTCGTTCGTGGCAGCGCATCCGGTCGACGTCATCTGCGCCGGCCGTACGGACGCTGGCGTGCATGGCCGTTGTCAGGTTGTGCACTTCGACACCGACGCCCAGCGCGATCCGCGCGGTTGGGTATTGGGGGCCTGCGCGAATCTGCCGCGCAGTGTCGCGGTGCTCTGGGCGCAGGAGGTGCGGGAGGATTTCCATGCGCGCTTCTCGGCCCGCAGCCGACGCTATCGCTACCGCATTCTCAATCGTCCGGTGCGTGCCGCGCTGGATGCCCGTTACGTCACCTGGGAGCGCCTGCCGCTCGATGCGGAACGTATGCACGAAGCGGCGCAGGCGCTGGTCGGCGAGCATGATTTCAGCGCCTTTCGCGCGGTCTCCTGCCAGGCAGCGCATGCGCGGCGCCAGGTGCTGGGCGTGAGCGTGCGGCGTGAAGAGGAACAAGTGATCGTGGAGATCGAGGCGAACGCTTTCCTGCACCACATGGTGCGCAACATCGTCGGCTCGCTGCTGCCGGTGGGGCGTGGCGAGCAGGCGCCTGCGTGGGTGGGCGAGCTGCTGGCCGGACGCGATCGCGAGGTCGCCGGCCCGACCGCACCCGCTTCCGGGCTGACTTTCCTGGGGCCGCGCTATGAATCGCATTGGGGCCTGCCGGCGGAGGTAAGCCAATGA
- a CDS encoding phosphoribosylanthranilate isomerase, whose translation MTRIKCCGMTRAEDAQLAAQYGADAIGVIFTARSKRQVGIAQAKAICAALPPFVSTVALFMDDEAAYVREVLKEVQPDLLQFHGDESDDWCAQFGHRYLKAIAMGEGASALPRLRAYPRAAGLLLDGHGLGEAGGSGKAFDWSLMPTDLAQPLILAGGLSAANVAHAIRVAQPWAVDVSSGIESAPGIKDAEKMYAFIEAVRQTG comes from the coding sequence ATGACCCGCATCAAATGCTGCGGCATGACGCGCGCAGAGGACGCACAACTGGCCGCGCAGTACGGTGCCGATGCGATCGGAGTGATCTTTACCGCGCGCAGCAAACGGCAGGTCGGGATCGCCCAGGCCAAGGCCATCTGCGCGGCCTTGCCGCCATTCGTGAGCACGGTGGCGCTGTTCATGGACGACGAGGCCGCTTACGTGCGCGAAGTGCTCAAGGAAGTTCAGCCGGACCTGCTGCAATTTCACGGCGACGAAAGCGACGACTGGTGTGCCCAGTTCGGGCACCGCTATCTGAAGGCGATCGCCATGGGCGAGGGCGCCTCGGCGCTGCCTCGGCTTCGCGCCTATCCGCGCGCGGCGGGGTTGTTGCTGGACGGACACGGCCTGGGCGAGGCCGGCGGCAGCGGGAAAGCGTTCGACTGGTCGCTGATGCCGACGGACCTTGCCCAGCCGTTGATCCTTGCCGGCGGTCTCAGCGCGGCGAACGTCGCCCATGCGATCCGCGTCGCGCAGCCGTGGGCCGTGGACGTGTCCAGCGGCATCGAGTCAGCGCCGGGGATCAAGGACGCGGAAAAGATGTACGCTTTCATCGAAGCGGTGCGGCAGACCGGCTGA